The following coding sequences lie in one Apium graveolens cultivar Ventura chromosome 3, ASM990537v1, whole genome shotgun sequence genomic window:
- the LOC141713529 gene encoding metalloendoproteinase 2-MMP-like: MLNMSLNFFTTSLFLLTLSCSVLDSHAFPNDFVPKFFPNISSLPSPPTNLTAAWESFQNLTGCRSGESREGLARLKQYLQQFGYLDYQNFTNNFDESLESALKTYQRNFNLNSTGELDETTLTLIQRPRCGVADIVNGTSTMNPGKSKPSPLHAVAHYSYFPGSPRWPNGQNELTYAFAPENQLGDNVKSVFRTAFDRWSTVTTLTFLQSDNYRRADIKIGFYNGDHGDGEEFDGVLGTLAHAFSPPSGRLHLDGAENWVINGEDLKSYSAVDLESVVVHEIGHLLGLGHSSVEVAVMFPSIPSGARKVQLAGDDVDGIQSLYGSNPSYVASTNPGSQERESSFANVVGPLWGHMLGLVVGLVLFIL, encoded by the coding sequence ATGCTAAACATGTCTTTAAACTTCTTTACCACTTCATTATTTCTTCTAACCTTATCTTGTTCTGTACTAGATAGCCATGCATTTCCTAATGACTTTGTTCCGAAGTTTTTTCCGAACATTTCATCCTTACCTTCACCACCAACAAACTTGACTGCTGCATGGGAATCCTTCCAAAACCTTACCGGTTGCCGATCCGGCGAAAGCCGAGAAGGGTTAGCGAGACTCAAGCAATACTTGCAGCAATTCGGGTACCTTGACTACCAAAATTTTACGAATAATTTCGATGAATCTCTCGAATCGGCTCTCAAGACTTATCAACGCAACTTCAATCTAAACTCCACCGGAGAACTTGATGAAACTACACTTACCCTAATCCAAAGACCTAGATGTGGTGTCGCTGACATAGTCAACGGCACCAGCACTATGAATCCCGGGAAGTCGAAGCCGTCACCGCTTCACGCGGTGGCTCATTATTCATACTTTCCGGGATCGCCTCGTTGGCCTAATGGACAAAATGAGCTAACCTATGCATTCGCACCCGAAAACCAACTAGGTGACAATGTTAAATCAGTGTTCCGTACCGCATTTGACCGGTGGTCAACGGTGACAACGTTGACTTTTCTACAATCCGATAATTATAGACGTGCCGATATAAAAATAGGGTTTTATAACGGCGATCATGGCGACGGAGAAGAGTTTGACGGCGTTCTAGGAACCCTAGCACACGCATTTTCTCCGCCAAGTGGACGGTTGCATTTAGATGGCGCCGAGAATTGGGTGATCAACGGTGAGGATTTAAAGTCATATTCGGCCGTAGATTTGGAAAGTGTAGTTGTGCATGAGATTGGACATTTACTAGGGTTAGGGCATTCTTCCGTTGAAGTTGCCGTTATGTTTCCGTCAATTCCTTCCGGTGCAAGGAAAGTTCAACTTGCCGGCGATGACGTGGACGGTATTCAATCGTTGTATGGGTCCAACCCTTCTTACGTGGCATCTACCAATCCCGGTTCACAAGAGAGAGAGTCTAGTTTTGCTAATGTTGTGGGACCATTGTGGGGACATATGTTAGGTTTAGTTGTGGgattagttttatttattttgtaa